The sequence below is a genomic window from Gemmatimonadaceae bacterium.
GCGCCGAGTGCGGCGCGATGAACTATCCTACGGAGTGGTACTGCGAGAGCTGCGGCGGTGAGCTCGCTGCGCTGTAAAGCGGTTTACTAGTCACTAGTCACTAGTCACTAGTCACTTTTTCTTGGCGAGCCGGCTCTTGTGGCGCGCGGCCGCGTTCTTGTGGATGAGACCTTTGCGCGCGGCGCGATCGACCAGCTGAACCGCGGCTGCGCGGTCCGCGGCGGATCCTTCGGTGGACTTGGCCTTCTTGAGTGCAGTGCGAAGCGTCGAGCGCTGCGCGCGGTTGCGCACCTCGGCGGCTCTCGACTTTCGCAGGTTCTTTTTGGC
It includes:
- the rpsT gene encoding 30S ribosomal protein S20, whose product is MPNIASAKKNLRKSRAAEVRNRAQRSTLRTALKKAKSTEGSAADRAAAVQLVDRAARKGLIHKNAAARHKSRLAKKK